A window of the Vicinamibacteria bacterium genome harbors these coding sequences:
- a CDS encoding radical SAM protein encodes MHRPVKYFEKALTVAANGAFRAFERLNRIRPNPTFTPAWSDKPLLKSWQKTKPTLGWPRTTDSLCPKCIPEARTKILNGEGDLNALVNEKVGEIKAQVIERDGGIWMVKDCPIHGHFEDVMAIDVEFFKHLEDVFPGRDIRAHNDEKLHKHGSSTIKHGRGSVLTIDLTNRCNMMCDPCFMDANQVGFVHELTWDDIKTLLDNAITIKPKRQMSVQFSGGEPTLSPYFLDAVRYARKVGYISTQAATNGIEFAKSAEFAREAASAGLRYAYLQFDGIGNAANSHRHVGNLFDVKIQAIENLYNNGVDIVPVTTLINGVNNEQVGSLIRFALDNPKKIPFLSFQPVSFTGRDEAVTTERRFAQRYTLSHLAHDVKKQTGLGEPARDWFPISFLGTFSDWADLVHGPSREWGQFSCGCHPNCGVGMAVMVDKETKESAPV; translated from the coding sequence ATGCATCGCCCCGTAAAGTACTTCGAAAAGGCCCTCACGGTCGCCGCCAACGGCGCCTTCCGGGCATTCGAACGGCTGAATCGGATCCGCCCCAACCCCACGTTCACACCGGCCTGGTCGGACAAGCCGCTTTTGAAGTCCTGGCAGAAGACCAAGCCGACGCTCGGCTGGCCCCGCACGACCGACTCGCTCTGCCCGAAGTGCATACCCGAGGCCCGGACCAAGATCTTGAACGGCGAGGGGGACTTGAATGCCCTCGTGAACGAGAAGGTCGGCGAGATCAAAGCTCAGGTCATCGAGCGCGACGGCGGGATCTGGATGGTGAAGGATTGTCCCATCCACGGCCATTTCGAGGACGTGATGGCCATCGATGTCGAGTTTTTCAAACACCTCGAGGACGTGTTCCCCGGCCGAGACATCCGGGCTCATAACGACGAAAAGCTCCACAAGCACGGCAGCAGCACGATCAAGCACGGGCGCGGCTCGGTGCTGACGATCGATCTGACCAACCGCTGCAACATGATGTGCGATCCGTGCTTCATGGACGCCAACCAGGTGGGCTTCGTGCACGAGCTGACCTGGGACGACATCAAGACGCTGCTCGACAATGCCATCACGATTAAGCCGAAGCGCCAGATGTCGGTGCAGTTCTCCGGAGGCGAGCCTACGCTATCGCCTTACTTTCTCGATGCGGTCCGTTACGCGCGGAAAGTCGGCTACATCAGCACCCAGGCGGCGACCAACGGTATCGAGTTCGCAAAGAGCGCCGAGTTCGCCCGGGAGGCGGCGTCCGCGGGGCTTCGTTACGCCTACCTCCAGTTCGACGGCATCGGAAACGCGGCAAACTCGCACCGTCACGTGGGCAATCTCTTCGACGTCAAGATCCAGGCCATAGAGAATCTCTACAACAACGGCGTCGATATCGTCCCGGTGACGACGCTCATCAACGGCGTCAACAACGAGCAAGTCGGATCGCTCATCCGCTTCGCGCTCGACAACCCGAAGAAGATCCCCTTCCTCTCGTTTCAGCCGGTTTCGTTCACCGGCCGTGACGAAGCCGTGACTACGGAGCGGCGATTCGCCCAAAGATACACGCTGTCCCACCTGGCCCATGACGTCAAGAAGCAGACGGGTCTCGGAGAGCCGGCGCGAGACTGGTTTCCCATCTCCTTCCTGGGAACGTTCTCCGACTGGGCGGACCTGGTGCACGGCCCGAGCCGCGAGTGGGGCCAATTCAGCTGTGGCTGCCACCCGAACTGCGGCGTCGGCATGGCGGTGATGGTCGACAAGGAGACGAAGGAGTCGGCACCGGTCA